Proteins co-encoded in one Bacteroidota bacterium genomic window:
- a CDS encoding AAA family ATPase encodes MKKVILMRGLPASGKSTYAKQLVDENPNVYKRINRDDLRMMFDNGYTSRGNEKFVKKVRDMLIVKALEEGKSVVVDDTNLSERNFSRISQLVEEFNKQHNDTVTVEVKEFDTPLHECIARDAQREKPVGERVIRDMHRQFYDDGVRYAQQDETLPKAIICDLDGTLALLNGRDPFNAEGCEKDLLNVPVANTLKIYRQLGYKVLLFSGRKQMHQPNTQRWLAQHNIPYDLLVLRKDEDNRKDAIIKREIFDAHVQGKYFIEFVLDDRNQVVNMWRDELKLPCFQVYYGDF; translated from the coding sequence ATGAAGAAAGTGATATTGATGCGGGGACTGCCTGCCAGTGGCAAATCAACGTATGCCAAGCAACTGGTGGATGAAAACCCCAATGTGTATAAACGTATTAACCGCGATGATTTACGGATGATGTTTGATAACGGTTACACCAGCAGAGGTAACGAAAAGTTTGTGAAGAAGGTGCGTGATATGTTGATTGTAAAAGCCCTTGAAGAAGGCAAAAGCGTAGTGGTGGATGATACCAACCTATCTGAGCGAAATTTTAGCCGCATCAGCCAATTGGTAGAGGAGTTTAACAAACAACACAATGATACGGTAACGGTTGAGGTAAAAGAGTTTGATACGCCTTTGCACGAGTGCATTGCTCGTGATGCCCAACGCGAAAAGCCCGTTGGCGAGCGCGTAATACGTGATATGCACCGTCAATTTTATGACGATGGTGTACGCTATGCCCAACAAGATGAAACATTACCCAAAGCTATTATTTGCGACCTTGACGGTACGCTTGCTTTGCTAAACGGGCGCGACCCTTTTAATGCAGAGGGTTGCGAAAAAGATTTGCTTAATGTGCCTGTAGCCAACACGCTAAAAATATACCGGCAATTAGGGTATAAAGTGTTGTTGTTTTCAGGTCGAAAGCAGATGCATCAGCCCAATACACAACGATGGTTGGCGCAGCACAATATACCGTATGATTTATTGGTGTTGAGAAAAGATGAAGACAACCGCAAGGATGCTATTATAAAACGTGAGATTTTTGATGCACACGTACAGGGTAAGTACTTTATTGAGTTTGTGCTTGACGACCGCAACCAAGTGGTGAATATGTGGCGCGATGAACTGAAACTACCTTGCTTTCAGGTGTATTACGGTGATTTTTAA
- a CDS encoding carboxymuconolactone decarboxylase family protein has protein sequence MGLVEDFNDYRTRMNEEILGADNLVLKRLFNLDTQTYAEGALPVATKEMLGLVASMVLRCDDCVKYHLGKCYELGITKAQIYEVFAVANIVGGTIVIPHTRRAAEYWSELEKTT, from the coding sequence ATGGGACTTGTTGAAGATTTTAACGACTACCGCACCCGCATGAACGAAGAGATTTTGGGTGCTGATAACTTGGTACTTAAGCGTCTTTTTAATTTAGATACACAAACATACGCCGAAGGCGCATTGCCTGTAGCCACCAAAGAAATGCTGGGCTTAGTAGCCAGCATGGTGCTGCGTTGTGATGATTGTGTGAAATATCATTTAGGTAAATGTTATGAATTGGGCATTACCAAGGCTCAGATATATGAAGTGTTTGCCGTTGCAAACATTGTAGGCGGAACCATTGTGATACCTCACACCCGCCGTGCCGCTGAGTATTGGAGCGAATTAGAAAAAACCACCTGA
- a CDS encoding AI-2E family transporter produces the protein MANLDSGRMRQTFFLIIIVAMGLLIFWKVYPFLTALLGAVTFYVLFRGLMFHLSLRKRWNKTLSALLIMALSFVIILLPTGVLLKLLYDKLMVLLSNPAEWMAKIQVVVTEVNELLGTDILSSKNLEQLPAMLGNVVPNILMATFDTLLIVALMYFILYFMLTGGRNMERWLYEYVPLKDENVIKIGNEIYSMVLSNAIGIPLLAIIQAVFAFFAYLFLGVPDPLLWGAVTAFASMLPVIGSTIVWFPLSLYLYFNGQEWQGITLWIFGAVVIINIDNVFRLVLQKRMADVHPLVTMFGVIIGVSLFGFIGLIFGPLLVSMFILLLRIYNDEFLQKQRTIED, from the coding sequence ATGGCAAACTTAGACAGCGGCCGGATGCGGCAAACCTTCTTTCTGATAATCATAGTAGCAATGGGTTTACTGATTTTTTGGAAGGTTTATCCCTTCTTAACTGCCTTGCTGGGGGCGGTTACTTTTTACGTACTGTTTAGGGGGTTAATGTTTCATCTTTCGCTGAGAAAGCGGTGGAATAAAACCCTGTCGGCATTGTTGATAATGGCACTTTCGTTTGTTATTATCCTATTGCCCACTGGTGTGTTGCTAAAGCTGTTATACGATAAGTTGATGGTGTTGTTGAGCAACCCTGCTGAATGGATGGCAAAAATTCAGGTGGTGGTTACAGAAGTGAACGAATTGTTGGGGACAGATATACTGAGCAGTAAAAACCTAGAGCAATTGCCAGCAATGCTGGGCAATGTAGTGCCCAATATTTTAATGGCTACGTTTGATACACTGTTGATTGTGGCGCTTATGTATTTTATCCTGTATTTTATGCTTACGGGGGGGCGCAATATGGAGCGTTGGTTGTATGAATATGTACCGTTGAAGGATGAAAACGTAATTAAAATAGGGAATGAAATATACAGCATGGTGCTTTCAAACGCTATCGGTATTCCGTTGCTGGCTATTATACAGGCTGTTTTTGCGTTTTTTGCCTACTTATTTTTAGGCGTGCCCGACCCTTTGCTGTGGGGCGCCGTTACCGCTTTTGCATCCATGCTGCCCGTTATTGGAAGCACTATTGTGTGGTTTCCGCTTAGCTTATACCTGTATTTTAACGGCCAAGAGTGGCAGGGCATTACCCTTTGGATTTTTGGAGCAGTAGTGATTATTAATATCGATAATGTTTTCCGCCTGGTACTGCAAAAACGCATGGCCGATGTTCACCCGTTGGTAACCATGTTCGGGGTGATAATAGGGGTAAGTTTGTTCGGCTTCATAGGGCTGATTTTCGGCCCTTTGCTGGTATCCATGTTTATTTTGCTGTTGCGTATCTACAACGATGAGTTTTTGCAGAAACAGCGTACGATTGAAGACTAA
- a CDS encoding ABC transporter permease, which translates to MKILPYLPIHIATTHLVSRKKTTIVAILGVTFGIAMFIIMISFMTGINDFLSETTLTSTAHIRLYNDVELAKTTITDKYYNNPNHLTVIHSPRPKNELPKLKNGLHVAEQLKKQPEVLAVSPTVSSQVFYNYGPTQLNGILTGVDILAEDRMFDLKPKMRSGEIEDLLAGSDAILMGIGLAKKLNVKKGDKVIVSTPLGGTLTLIIAGTFSYGVGAIDNSRSYATLQTVQKILGQSSSYITDINLKLKDINQAKSFAPQYASSFGYTAEDWETANATILVSFVIRNALTIVVVTTLLIVAGFGIYNIMSMTINEKMKDIAILKATGFAGKDVVSIFMSQAVIIGISGALLGLVIGFVVSKFLNSLPFDGGEFLAMDHFPVAFEVKHYAFGIAFGILTTFFAGWFPSRKAAKIDPVRILRG; encoded by the coding sequence ATGAAAATTTTGCCCTACCTGCCCATACACATTGCTACCACACACCTGGTATCGCGCAAAAAAACCACCATCGTGGCTATTTTGGGGGTAACCTTCGGTATTGCCATGTTTATCATCATGATTAGTTTTATGACGGGGATAAACGACTTCCTTTCAGAAACTACGCTTACTTCTACGGCTCATATACGGTTATACAACGATGTGGAGCTGGCCAAAACTACCATTACCGATAAATATTATAACAATCCTAACCACCTGACGGTGATACACAGCCCTCGCCCAAAAAACGAGTTACCAAAACTAAAAAACGGCTTGCACGTGGCCGAACAGTTAAAAAAGCAGCCCGAAGTATTGGCTGTGTCGCCCACGGTTAGTTCGCAGGTGTTTTATAACTACGGTCCTACCCAGCTAAACGGCATACTTACGGGAGTTGATATTTTGGCCGAAGACAGGATGTTTGACCTCAAACCCAAAATGCGCAGCGGCGAAATTGAAGACTTGCTGGCCGGTAGCGATGCCATTTTGATGGGCATTGGGTTGGCAAAAAAACTGAACGTTAAGAAGGGCGATAAAGTAATCGTTTCTACCCCTTTGGGCGGAACGCTTACCCTAATCATAGCAGGTACATTTTCCTACGGGGTAGGGGCAATAGATAATAGCCGCAGCTATGCCACCTTACAAACCGTGCAAAAAATACTGGGACAAAGCAGCAGCTACATTACTGATATTAACCTGAAACTAAAAGACATTAACCAAGCTAAGAGTTTTGCACCCCAATATGCAAGCAGTTTTGGATATACTGCCGAGGATTGGGAAACTGCCAACGCTACCATATTAGTGAGCTTTGTGATACGTAATGCACTTACCATTGTTGTTGTAACCACGCTGCTGATTGTGGCAGGTTTCGGTATTTACAACATTATGAGTATGACTATTAACGAGAAGATGAAAGACATAGCCATACTAAAAGCTACAGGGTTTGCAGGTAAAGATGTGGTAAGCATTTTTATGTCGCAAGCAGTAATAATAGGTATTAGCGGGGCATTACTCGGGTTGGTGATTGGGTTTGTCGTGAGCAAATTCTTAAACTCGTTACCGTTTGATGGAGGTGAGTTTTTAGCAATGGATCATTTTCCGGTGGCCTTTGAGGTGAAACACTATGCCTTTGGAATAGCCTTTGGTATACTCACTACCTTTTTTGCAGGATGGTTCCCTTCACGAAAAGCTGCAAAAATAGACCCTGTAAGGATTTTGAGAGGATAA
- a CDS encoding efflux RND transporter periplasmic adaptor subunit — translation MKLTPIVFLLSSLLLVAISCKKKVNTVTPQSKDITEVVYASGVLEPQNQFILYSLADGTIAEIFVAEGDTIGTSQPLLRVDGNATEARLYSAEEIYKTAQQNYGENSPALQELKTQLNTLKSRLQIDSTNYVRYKRLYNENAIKKSDFEKAELTYINSQNDYKATKQRIENLRAQLYVTLQNAQSQYKITQDDVANYLVKSGTKGRVYDLLKEKGEVVRRSEAIAIIGDAENVVLKMSVDESDIEKIKIGQQVLVQIEAYGEKIFKAKVTRIYPAMNKKDFAFRVDAAMIETLPAIFSGTNIEANIIIQEKKNVLCLPKSVMMPGDTVLVKTADGDKKVKVQKGIENFEYIEVTGGVDANTQIITK, via the coding sequence ATGAAACTAACCCCTATAGTTTTTCTGTTATCGTCGCTGCTACTGGTTGCCATCTCTTGCAAGAAAAAAGTAAACACGGTTACTCCCCAATCAAAAGATATTACCGAAGTGGTATATGCCAGCGGAGTACTTGAACCCCAAAACCAATTTATACTGTATTCGTTGGCCGATGGCACCATTGCTGAAATATTTGTAGCCGAAGGGGATACCATAGGCACTTCACAACCGTTGTTGAGGGTAGATGGCAATGCTACCGAAGCCCGCTTATATTCAGCAGAAGAGATATACAAGACCGCCCAGCAAAACTATGGAGAAAACTCACCTGCCTTGCAAGAACTGAAAACACAACTGAACACCCTGAAAAGCCGTTTGCAGATTGATAGCACTAACTATGTGCGCTACAAACGTCTATATAATGAGAATGCAATTAAAAAGTCTGATTTTGAAAAGGCGGAGTTAACCTATATCAACTCTCAAAACGATTACAAAGCCACCAAACAACGGATTGAAAACTTACGTGCGCAACTGTACGTAACCTTACAAAATGCCCAAAGCCAGTATAAGATAACGCAAGATGACGTAGCGAATTACTTGGTAAAAAGCGGAACGAAGGGACGCGTGTATGATTTGCTGAAAGAGAAAGGCGAGGTTGTGCGTCGCAGCGAAGCAATAGCCATTATCGGCGATGCTGAAAATGTGGTACTGAAAATGAGTGTTGACGAGAGCGATATAGAAAAGATAAAAATCGGGCAGCAGGTGTTGGTGCAAATTGAAGCATACGGCGAGAAGATATTTAAGGCTAAAGTAACCCGCATTTATCCTGCCATGAATAAGAAAGACTTTGCCTTTAGGGTAGATGCTGCAATGATTGAAACATTGCCCGCCATTTTCTCAGGAACTAACATTGAAGCAAACATCATTATACAAGAAAAGAAAAACGTGTTGTGCTTGCCCAAAAGCGTAATGATGCCCGGTGATACCGTATTGGTTAAAACGGCGGATGGTGATAAGAAAGTAAAAGTGCAAAAAGGCATTGAAAACTTTGAATACATTGAGGTAACAGGTGGTGTAGATGCCAATACTCAAATAATAACCAAGTAA
- a CDS encoding SIMPL domain-containing protein: MRKFTTTLFVSLLIITQAIAQKTSETRFIEVTGAAEMKVEPDLIVVELELREEVDYTTEESTVLNDNAEAAVKKMLTAKKIDLKMLTADQSSELFGKAFSSKGSKKFTLQLGSVASYNDVKRGLDSMLVTNKLKSVATSKQAQYMEEASLMALQNAKTKAEKMAKTMGVTVGKVLAIIDTPIKTQGGSLDEMMDLQKMMFSKLMAEAGTTDIMVTINYELRVKFELQ; the protein is encoded by the coding sequence ATGAGAAAATTCACCACCACATTATTTGTTTCATTGCTGATTATTACACAGGCAATCGCTCAAAAAACAAGCGAGACACGTTTTATTGAAGTAACAGGCGCGGCTGAAATGAAAGTTGAACCCGATTTGATTGTTGTTGAATTAGAATTGAGGGAAGAGGTAGATTATACTACAGAAGAATCAACGGTTTTGAATGATAACGCCGAAGCTGCTGTTAAGAAAATGCTTACAGCTAAAAAGATTGATCTTAAAATGTTGACGGCTGACCAATCGAGTGAACTTTTTGGAAAGGCATTCAGCAGCAAAGGGTCTAAAAAATTTACGTTACAATTGGGTAGTGTTGCCAGCTATAACGATGTGAAAAGAGGCTTAGACTCAATGTTGGTTACAAACAAACTTAAAAGCGTTGCTACCAGCAAACAAGCCCAATACATGGAAGAGGCTTCATTAATGGCATTGCAAAATGCAAAAACAAAAGCTGAAAAAATGGCAAAAACAATGGGAGTTACCGTGGGTAAAGTGTTGGCTATAATTGATACACCAATAAAAACGCAGGGGGGCAGCTTAGATGAGATGATGGATTTACAGAAAATGATGTTCTCAAAACTAATGGCTGAGGCAGGTACTACGGATATTATGGTAACAATTAACTACGAATTGCGTGTGAAGTTTGAGCTTCAATAA
- a CDS encoding DedA family protein, whose product MEYIKFLIDFILHLDEKLLLIIQEYGNWTYGILFAIIFVETGLIVMPFLPGDSLLFAAGAFAAAGTLNLYYILGLLFVAAFLGDTVNYWVGRYIGVGATKIKLFGRNLVKPEHLDKTHAFYEKYGPKTIIIARFVPIVRTFAPFVAGVGSMTYPKFITYNIAGAALWVVGVTLLGYIFGQTPWVQNNFETVIFGIIFISLVPIIIEFVRHRFSKK is encoded by the coding sequence ATGGAATATATTAAGTTTCTGATTGACTTTATCCTTCACCTTGACGAGAAACTGTTGTTGATTATACAGGAGTACGGTAACTGGACGTATGGTATCTTATTCGCCATCATATTTGTTGAAACCGGGCTGATTGTAATGCCTTTCCTTCCCGGCGACTCATTATTATTTGCTGCCGGAGCTTTTGCAGCAGCAGGTACATTAAACCTGTATTATATCCTTGGATTATTATTTGTTGCAGCCTTTTTGGGCGATACGGTAAACTATTGGGTAGGCCGCTATATTGGCGTGGGAGCTACCAAAATCAAACTGTTTGGACGAAACCTTGTGAAACCTGAACATTTGGATAAAACCCATGCTTTTTATGAAAAATACGGGCCTAAAACCATCATTATTGCCCGTTTTGTGCCCATAGTGCGCACCTTTGCCCCTTTTGTGGCAGGTGTGGGCAGCATGACCTATCCTAAATTTATTACGTATAATATTGCCGGAGCTGCCCTTTGGGTAGTAGGCGTAACCTTGCTGGGCTATATTTTTGGCCAAACCCCTTGGGTACAAAATAATTTTGAAACGGTTATTTTTGGTATTATCTTTATTTCGTTGGTGCCTATAATTATTGAGTTTGTGCGCCACCGATTTTCAAAAAAATAA
- a CDS encoding T9SS type A sorting domain-containing protein → MKKIYLLFAFALGTATLTTAQISLTPSNFPTIPSATYQYTDSGTVPALNTATGSLWDLGSVQKRGGRRQVTYTPVSNHPVFTAATERSEEWSYFGPLPVRQQIYLQKTNSGIDALGIGYEKQTISLGFITGLNTDSVTFPAQTFAFTLPYTEISFPLQNTKSWVAQSKAHTTFNMNISLLGFNNTPCYFDNYFDASHEVISYGTCRVPSKGQPGTTYDALLLKSETLRVDSFYISGLPADPFLLAAMGVNQGDSVHTYQYRIFRENAGMQQLAIIEFEDDSYTTVKRAEYSAEFDMVSIGDIVIDNGLMVYPNPVAGNTVYVQVPDGFGSATFTLTDINGRTIPAQAQNTGAGYTLTTNNPLATGVYQLTAQGTTNTATIKLVVK, encoded by the coding sequence ATGAAAAAAATTTACTTGTTATTCGCTTTCGCTTTAGGAACAGCTACCCTTACAACGGCTCAAATCAGCCTTACCCCAAGCAATTTCCCCACCATACCATCGGCCACCTATCAGTATACCGATTCGGGCACTGTGCCAGCGCTTAATACCGCTACCGGCAGCCTGTGGGATTTGGGCAGCGTGCAAAAGCGCGGCGGACGCAGGCAGGTAACATACACCCCTGTAAGCAATCACCCTGTGTTTACTGCTGCAACAGAACGCAGCGAAGAGTGGTCATACTTTGGCCCTTTGCCCGTACGCCAGCAAATTTACCTGCAAAAAACCAACAGCGGTATCGATGCCTTGGGTATCGGCTACGAGAAGCAAACCATCAGCTTAGGATTTATTACAGGACTAAACACCGACTCGGTTACCTTCCCTGCTCAAACGTTTGCGTTTACCCTACCGTATACTGAAATCAGTTTCCCACTCCAAAACACAAAATCGTGGGTGGCACAATCAAAAGCACACACCACTTTCAACATGAATATTTCGTTGCTGGGCTTTAACAACACCCCTTGTTATTTTGATAATTACTTTGATGCCTCGCACGAGGTAATAAGCTACGGTACCTGCCGTGTACCGTCAAAAGGTCAACCGGGTACTACGTATGATGCTTTGTTACTTAAATCAGAAACTTTGCGCGTAGATAGCTTTTATATCAGCGGTTTGCCTGCCGACCCATTTTTATTAGCCGCTATGGGGGTTAATCAAGGCGACTCGGTGCATACTTACCAATACCGCATTTTCCGTGAAAATGCCGGAATGCAACAGCTTGCCATTATTGAGTTTGAAGACGACTCATATACTACTGTAAAACGTGCTGAATACTCTGCCGAGTTTGATATGGTGTCTATCGGTGATATTGTGATTGACAACGGATTGATGGTGTATCCCAACCCAGTGGCCGGAAATACTGTATATGTTCAAGTACCTGACGGTTTTGGCAGTGCAACATTTACCCTTACCGATATAAACGGACGTACTATACCTGCTCAAGCACAAAATACAGGCGCAGGCTATACACTTACCACTAATAACCCACTTGCCACAGGCGTTTACCAATTAACCGCCCAAGGCACAACAAATACTGCTACAATAAAGTTAGTAGTTAAATAA
- a CDS encoding shikimate dehydrogenase has translation MQLGLIGYPLGHSLSPQIFEGFFQEAGIKGSYKLYPLENITVLRDWLKTQRNLSGFNVTIPHKKTIIPFLDSISPEAKAIGSVNTVKVTRTDNSLHLYGHNTDNFGFRTTLEEFLGGYLPKKALVLGTGGTSNTVAYVLEQLGIACVKVSRQVNNEAPLTYEDISNHTLKSYELIVNTTPLGMYPAIKTFPHIPYEALTPKHYLYDLVYNPVDTLFLQKGREFGANTCNGVAMLQLQARKSWEIWNRAD, from the coding sequence ATGCAATTGGGGTTGATTGGTTATCCGCTGGGGCATTCATTGTCGCCGCAGATTTTTGAGGGCTTTTTTCAAGAAGCCGGTATAAAAGGAAGTTATAAACTTTATCCGCTTGAAAATATTACAGTGCTGCGTGATTGGCTAAAAACCCAACGAAACTTGTCAGGCTTTAACGTTACCATTCCCCACAAAAAGACGATAATTCCATTTTTAGACAGCATTTCTCCCGAAGCGAAAGCCATCGGTTCAGTAAACACGGTTAAGGTTACCCGTACCGATAATTCGCTGCACCTTTACGGGCATAATACCGATAACTTTGGTTTCAGAACAACGTTAGAAGAGTTTTTAGGCGGTTACCTGCCTAAAAAAGCACTGGTGCTGGGTACAGGCGGTACTTCAAACACTGTAGCCTATGTGCTTGAGCAACTAGGTATTGCTTGCGTAAAGGTATCGAGGCAGGTGAATAACGAAGCCCCGCTAACGTACGAGGACATCTCTAACCATACGCTTAAAAGCTATGAGTTGATTGTAAATACTACTCCTTTGGGTATGTATCCCGCTATAAAAACATTTCCGCACATTCCCTACGAGGCATTAACCCCAAAACATTATTTGTACGATTTGGTGTATAACCCGGTTGATACACTGTTTTTACAAAAGGGTCGTGAATTCGGGGCTAATACTTGCAACGGGGTTGCCATGCTGCAATTGCAGGCAAGAAAATCGTGGGAAATTTGGAATAGGGCTGACTAA
- a CDS encoding ABC transporter ATP-binding protein, with the protein MIALKAENITKYFYEPQKFKVLNNINFEVNKGEFLSLVGKSGCGKSTLLYVLSTMDTDYEGSLMIDGVTATGKTQNQLAHLRNEKIGFVFQFHFLLPEFSCLDNVMMPALKLGKYSREEIRERAYEKLSILGMQDQALKATSKLSGGQQQRVAIARALINDPLLIMGDEPTGNLDTKNTQIVFDIFKQLTVEYNQTIVAVTHDKGFAKNSDRIIVMQDGEIIDKNFFDE; encoded by the coding sequence ATGATAGCGTTAAAGGCAGAAAATATAACCAAGTACTTTTACGAGCCGCAAAAGTTTAAGGTGCTTAACAATATAAACTTTGAGGTGAATAAGGGCGAGTTTCTTAGTTTGGTAGGAAAATCAGGCTGTGGTAAATCAACCTTGTTATACGTGCTTTCAACAATGGATACTGACTATGAAGGTTCATTGATGATTGACGGTGTAACCGCAACAGGCAAAACCCAAAACCAGTTGGCTCACTTACGCAACGAAAAGATAGGGTTTGTGTTCCAGTTTCACTTCCTGTTGCCTGAGTTCAGTTGCTTGGATAACGTAATGATGCCTGCGCTTAAATTGGGTAAATACAGTCGCGAAGAAATACGCGAACGTGCCTATGAAAAACTGAGCATACTTGGTATGCAAGACCAAGCATTAAAAGCTACCTCAAAACTTTCCGGAGGACAGCAACAACGGGTGGCCATTGCCCGTGCGCTGATTAACGACCCTTTACTAATAATGGGCGATGAGCCCACCGGAAACCTTGATACTAAAAACACGCAAATAGTTTTTGATATATTTAAACAACTAACGGTAGAGTATAACCAAACTATTGTGGCAGTTACCCACGATAAGGGGTTTGCAAAAAACTCTGATCGTATTATTGTAATGCAAGACGGCGAGATAATAGATAAAAACTTTTTTGATGAGTAA
- a CDS encoding erythromycin esterase family protein, which yields MKQLLFALLAFSCIRLSAQKQVLDVENNNDYSSFAALDSAYLSQFSLFFTGEDHRYLKSNSQLELKMFKHLHKTAGVRVFMMEFGYSLGYVANKYVQTGDSNVLELLDKHTFDEYFALFKGLRDFYDSLPENEKFSLASVDLEREPVYPVKMLESLMPDNIAPHDSIKLHIDALKAISEYHDYESEQNKEEEEGEEYDYIETVKPGSDSAYTKVYVNTRLTVEFVIENYKKHKEKYQAYLGSNFDLFEAEIKNIEDYFVYDSYEGAAHQYIYRENYMEQNVKRLVAQNPGTKIFGQFGRCHTQRSREKEDCSYFYFNSLATRLNTSVGSPFEGKVFSCAIFYPAMFDFMDDNVAINAGLDSLINNTELNTIALTVLDKDDTTFAQLSKRFNAIIINYNENDENSAETIEETMDISSLFDPNNKERMMVLGTVGAKGMNIANINNRLNTDFNPSVQFYGFEFNFSKNRSYSLINRFTWFSTGTRDINDSASIALSGFSINFMYGGDLIKSNNVDFILSAGYGYERWEMQTTEHHTDESRKDVFGSDRTSTYVNPGMYLNAAADFRVHKGGFTFGVYCGYQLDLSNQKWRTAGKINGDTPKFSLSSYTVGANIGFNIPL from the coding sequence ATGAAACAACTCCTTTTTGCACTTCTTGCCTTTTCATGTATCCGATTATCAGCACAAAAACAGGTATTGGATGTAGAAAATAATAACGATTACAGCAGTTTTGCAGCACTTGACAGTGCTTACCTTTCGCAGTTTTCTTTGTTTTTTACAGGAGAAGACCACCGTTACCTGAAGTCGAACTCGCAGCTTGAACTAAAGATGTTTAAACACCTGCACAAAACCGCAGGGGTACGCGTGTTCATGATGGAGTTCGGCTACTCGCTGGGGTATGTTGCAAACAAGTATGTGCAAACGGGAGACAGCAATGTGCTTGAACTCTTAGACAAGCACACCTTTGACGAGTATTTTGCTCTTTTTAAGGGATTGAGGGATTTTTACGACTCGTTGCCCGAAAACGAAAAGTTTTCATTGGCCTCTGTTGATTTGGAGCGCGAGCCTGTATATCCTGTAAAAATGCTAGAATCGTTGATGCCGGATAATATAGCTCCGCACGATTCAATAAAGCTGCACATTGATGCGCTGAAAGCCATCTCTGAATACCACGATTACGAATCAGAACAAAACAAAGAAGAGGAAGAGGGCGAGGAGTACGACTATATTGAAACGGTGAAACCCGGCAGCGATTCTGCCTACACCAAGGTGTATGTAAATACACGCCTCACTGTGGAGTTTGTAATAGAAAACTACAAAAAGCACAAAGAGAAATACCAAGCGTATTTGGGCAGCAACTTTGATTTGTTTGAAGCCGAGATAAAAAACATTGAAGACTATTTTGTGTACGATTCATACGAGGGTGCCGCACACCAATACATCTACCGTGAGAACTACATGGAACAAAATGTAAAACGGTTGGTGGCTCAAAATCCCGGAACAAAAATCTTTGGCCAGTTTGGTCGCTGCCACACCCAACGCAGCCGCGAGAAAGAAGATTGCAGCTATTTTTACTTCAACTCATTGGCTACACGACTAAATACTTCAGTAGGAAGCCCGTTTGAAGGTAAAGTGTTTTCGTGCGCCATCTTCTACCCTGCTATGTTTGATTTTATGGATGATAACGTAGCCATTAATGCCGGACTTGACAGTTTGATAAACAATACGGAGTTGAACACCATAGCTCTTACTGTTTTAGATAAAGACGACACCACGTTTGCACAACTTTCAAAGCGTTTTAATGCGATAATCATCAACTATAACGAGAACGATGAGAATAGTGCTGAAACCATAGAAGAAACGATGGACATTTCAAGCCTGTTTGACCCCAACAACAAAGAACGTATGATGGTTTTAGGCACCGTAGGTGCAAAAGGGATGAACATAGCTAACATCAACAACCGCCTGAACACTGATTTCAACCCTTCGGTACAGTTCTACGGTTTTGAGTTTAACTTCTCCAAAAACCGCAGTTACTCGCTAATTAACCGTTTCACTTGGTTTTCAACCGGTACCCGCGATATAAATGATTCGGCATCTATAGCACTTTCAGGCTTTTCAATCAACTTTATGTATGGCGGTGATTTGATTAAAAGCAACAACGTTGATTTTATTCTTTCAGCCGGATACGGTTACGAACGCTGGGAAATGCAAACCACCGAGCACCATACCGATGAAAGCCGCAAGGATGTTTTTGGTAGTGATAGAACTTCTACCTACGTAAATCCGGGTATGTACCTGAATGCTGCCGCCGATTTTCGCGTACACAAAGGAGGCTTTACATTTGGGGTGTATTGCGGCTACCAGCTTGATTTATCCAACCAAAAATGGAGAACAGCGGGCAAAATAAACGGCGATACCCCAAAGTTCTCACTAAGCAGTTATACAGTGGGTGCTAACATTGGGTTTAATATCCCCTTATAA